ATTGTACCTCCAAGAAAGGCTGCATAATTTTGTCCTAAAATTACAATGATACATAATGCCATTGCAAAAATCGGTCCAAAAGGATAAAATTTAGCCTTAAACTGTAACTCAGATAAGTCATGGCCCTGAGCCAAGAAAGCTTTTCTGAATTTATAATGACAAATAGCAATACCAAACCATGTAATAAATCCAGCCAGTCCGGCAGCATTGACCAACCATGTATATACGGTGCCTTCACCAATTTTAGTAGTTAAGAAGCAGACAGCACCAATTGCTGTTGTTGCCACTAAGGATAGGACCGGAACGCCACGTTTATTCAGCCTGCTGAATACTTTTGGCGCTTTTCCTTCCTTGGCTAAAGCATATAACATGCGAGAAGATACGTAAAGAGATGAATTTCCACAAGAAAGAATTGAGGTAAGAATTACAGCATTCATGATAGAAGCCGCTGCAGCTAATCCAGCTCTTTCAAAAATGAGCGTAAATGGGCTGACAGCAACATTATCAATATCTCCTTGTAATAAGTTTGGATCTGTATATGGAAGCAAGAATCCGATGACAATAATGGCTCCAATATAAAAAAGCATAATTCTCCAAAAGATGGTTTTAATCGCTTTTGGTACATTTTTTTTCGGATCTTCACTTTCTCCTGCTGCTACTGCTACGATTTCAACTCCTCCAAAAGAAAAACCTGCTATCATAAAGATATTCACAAGTGCAGCCCAGCCACCGACAAAAGGAGCATCTTTCAATGTCCAGTTAGAGAATCCCGGAGAATGGCCCCCTAAAACACCAAGAATCATTAATAACCCTACGACAAGAAATATAATAATGGTCACTACTTTAATACCAGCAAACCAAAATTCACTTTCTCCATAAGATCGGGCAGAATAATAATTTAATCCAAATAAAAGTGCTAAAAACAATATGCAAATTAATAATTCTGATGAGTCTGGCAACCAGAACTTTACTACAATAACCCCTGCAACCAATTCACAGGCCACGGTAATAGCCCAGTTATACCAATAGTTCCAACCAAGTGCAAAGCCAAGTGCTGAATCTACATACCTGGTTGCATAGGTTTCAAAAGAACCTGCAACAGGTAAATGGGTTGCCATCTCCCCAAGACTTGTCATCAGAAAATAAACCATAATACCGATTACGCCATAGGCTACAATTGCGCCTCCTGGTCCGGCAGAGCTAAGGGAACTTCCCGTTGCTACAAACAAACCAGTTCCAATAGCTCCACCAATAGAAATCATGACCATATGCCTTGGTTTCAAACTTCTTTGCATTTCTTTAGCTTCCATTTTTATACCTCCTAAAATAATTACATTTTGCATGATCTTTAGCAAGAATTTTCTTGTCTACAGTCTGAGGCGGTTTTTTCTCATTTTTCATTAGTTATAATCTATAAATTTTATACTTTCTCTAAACAAGTCCCATGCTGTATTGATAGGCTGCCTTTGCAATATCCTGACAGGCCTGATTTGCAGCTGGAGTATACGAGTCATTTGCAGCAAAGCATAAAATAAAAGGAATATCACTGTAAATAATTCCCACATCATTTGCTATACCATTATCTTCACCTGTTTTATGCGCAATTGGTATCTGAGGCAAGAAAAAAGGTATCTTACTGTTATTTTGCTGATTTTGCAAAATAGCAGACATTTCTTGGCTTGCTTTTGAAGAAATCAGTTCCTCTCTATACAGTTTTTCTAAAAACAATCCAGTTTCTTCAAGGGAAATCGTGTTTTCAATTT
The genomic region above belongs to Aminipila butyrica and contains:
- a CDS encoding amino acid permease, which gives rise to MEAKEMQRSLKPRHMVMISIGGAIGTGLFVATGSSLSSAGPGGAIVAYGVIGIMVYFLMTSLGEMATHLPVAGSFETYATRYVDSALGFALGWNYWYNWAITVACELVAGVIVVKFWLPDSSELLICILFLALLFGLNYYSARSYGESEFWFAGIKVVTIIIFLVVGLLMILGVLGGHSPGFSNWTLKDAPFVGGWAALVNIFMIAGFSFGGVEIVAVAAGESEDPKKNVPKAIKTIFWRIMLFYIGAIIVIGFLLPYTDPNLLQGDIDNVAVSPFTLIFERAGLAAAASIMNAVILTSILSCGNSSLYVSSRMLYALAKEGKAPKVFSRLNKRGVPVLSLVATTAIGAVCFLTTKIGEGTVYTWLVNAAGLAGFITWFGIAICHYKFRKAFLAQGHDLSELQFKAKFYPFGPIFAMALCIIVILGQNYAAFLGGTIDWQGILVSYIGLPLFLILYVAYKVVKKTKIIKPEEADLSGAEE